One genomic window of Paramormyrops kingsleyae isolate MSU_618 chromosome 20, PKINGS_0.4, whole genome shotgun sequence includes the following:
- the LOC111853668 gene encoding cytochrome P450 26C1 isoform X3 — MLDLNFQGSTFHISRREKYGNVFKTHLLGKPVIRVTGAENIRKILLGEHQLVCTQWPQSTRIILGPNTLVNSIGDLHKLKRKILAKVFSHGALETYIPRLQDIIKCEIAKWCSVAGPVNVYAAARSLTFRIAVRVLLGLNLEEAQVTYLSKIFEQLINNLFSLPIDVSFSGLRKGIKAREILHTYMKTIIEDKLKTPQSEGYEDAFDYILSSANENNHNITIQELQETAVELIFAAHSTTASAATSLILQLLRHPAVMERLRSEIKTHECFCCHNCARRPPGKNEHVDKQNTAAQTETPEIRESRDPNPAGEGCDHRLQTPQGWSSPAVQPPYMSMEKLARLHYLDCVIKEVLRFLPPVSGGYRTALQTFELDGYQIPKGWSVMYSIRDTHETAAVYQNPELFDPDRFGPERDEGKSGRFHYVPFGGGIRSCIGKELARVILKILTVELMRTADWRLATETFPKMQTVPVVHPVNGLHVYFNYTNCQERHL, encoded by the exons GGGTCCACCTTTCACATCTCCAGAAGAGAGAAGTATGGAAATGTATTTAAAACGCACCTGTTGGGAAAACCTGTTATCCGGGTCACGGGAGCAGAAAATATCCGTAAAATTCTCCTTGGGGAGCATCAGTTAGTGTGTACACAGTGGCCTCAAAGCACACGGATCATCCTTGGACCCAATACGCTGGTGAACTCCATTGGAGATCTTCACAAACTGAAAAGAAAA aTTTTAGCGAAAGTATTCAGCCACGGGGCTTTGGAGACTTATATCCCACGCCTGCAAGACATCATCAAGTGTGAAATTGCCAAGTGGTGTTCAGTTGCCGGCCCGGTGAATGTGTATGCGGCGGCTCGATCTCTCACCTTCCGCATCGCCGTCCGTGTGCTGCTGGGTCTCAACCTGGAGGAGGCCCAAGTCACTTACCTCTCCAAAATATTCGAACAATTGATTAACAACCTATTTTCTCTCCCGATTGACGTGTCATTCAGTGGCCTTCGTAAA ggCATTAAAGCTCGAGAAATACTTCACACCTATATGAAGACAATTATCGAGGACAAACTTAAGACCCCACAATCTGAAGGTTACGAAGATGCCTTTGATTACATTCTGAGCAGCGCCAACGAGAACAACCATAACATCACTATTCAAGAGCTTCAG GAGACCGCAGTGGAGCTAATATTTGCCGCACATTCAACCACGGCCAGCGCAGCCACCTCGCTCATCCTTCAGCTCCTGCGCCATCCAGCTGTGATGGAAAGACTCAGATCGGAGATAAAGACTCACGAATGTTTCTGCTGCCATAACTGTGCCCGTCGGCCTCCCGGTAAAAATGAGCACGTTGATAAGCAGAACACAGCAGCACAGACTGAGACGCCGGAGATACGCGAGAGTAGAGATCCTAACCCTGCAGGCGAGGGATGTGATCACAGGCTGCAAACCCCGCAGGGCTGGTCCAGTCCCGCCGTCCAGCCGCCTTACATGAGCATGGAGAAACTCGCTCGGCTGCATTACCTGGACTGTGTTATCAAGGAGGTGCTTCGGTTTCTACCCCCGGTGTCAGGGGGGTACAGAACAGCGCTGCAGACCTTCGAATTAGAC GGGTATCAGATTCCGAAAGGCTGGAGCGTCATGTACAGCATCCGGGACACGCACGAGACAGCGGCTGTTTACCAGAATCCAGAGCTGTTTGACCCAGACCGCTTTGGACCGGAGAGGGACGAGGGCAAATCGGGTCGCTTCCATTACGTGCCCTTCGGCGGAGGCATTAGGAGCTGCATCGGGAAGGAACTGGCTCGAGTCATACTGAAGATCCTGACGGTGGAGCTAATGCGCACTGCAGACTGGAGACTCGCGACAGAAACATTCCCCAAGATGCAAACTGTGCCGGTTGTTCATCCCGTGAACGGActtcatgtttattttaattacacAAACTGCCAAGAGAGACACCTCTAG
- the LOC111853668 gene encoding cytochrome P450 26B1 isoform X2, producing the protein MILFCTPKSASRWTSTRDKDCKLPLPKGSMGWPLVGETFHWLFQGSTFHISRREKYGNVFKTHLLGKPVIRVTGAENIRKILLGEHQLVCTQWPQSTRIILGPNTLVNSIGDLHKLKRKILAKVFSHGALETYIPRLQDIIKCEIAKWCSVAGPVNVYAAARSLTFRIAVRVLLGLNLEEAQVTYLSKIFEQLINNLFSLPIDVSFSGLRKGIKAREILHTYMKTIIEDKLKTPQSEGYEDAFDYILSSANENNHNITIQELQETAVELIFAAHSTTASAATSLILQLLRHPAVMERLRSEIKTHECFCCHNCARRPPGKNEHVDKQNTAAQTETPEIRESRDPNPAGEGCDHRLQTPQGWSSPAVQPPYMSMEKLARLHYLDCVIKEVLRFLPPVSGGYRTALQTFELDGYQIPKGWSVMYSIRDTHETAAVYQNPELFDPDRFGPERDEGKSGRFHYVPFGGGIRSCIGKELARVILKILTVELMRTADWRLATETFPKMQTVPVVHPVNGLHVYFNYTNCQERHL; encoded by the exons GGGTCCACCTTTCACATCTCCAGAAGAGAGAAGTATGGAAATGTATTTAAAACGCACCTGTTGGGAAAACCTGTTATCCGGGTCACGGGAGCAGAAAATATCCGTAAAATTCTCCTTGGGGAGCATCAGTTAGTGTGTACACAGTGGCCTCAAAGCACACGGATCATCCTTGGACCCAATACGCTGGTGAACTCCATTGGAGATCTTCACAAACTGAAAAGAAAA aTTTTAGCGAAAGTATTCAGCCACGGGGCTTTGGAGACTTATATCCCACGCCTGCAAGACATCATCAAGTGTGAAATTGCCAAGTGGTGTTCAGTTGCCGGCCCGGTGAATGTGTATGCGGCGGCTCGATCTCTCACCTTCCGCATCGCCGTCCGTGTGCTGCTGGGTCTCAACCTGGAGGAGGCCCAAGTCACTTACCTCTCCAAAATATTCGAACAATTGATTAACAACCTATTTTCTCTCCCGATTGACGTGTCATTCAGTGGCCTTCGTAAA ggCATTAAAGCTCGAGAAATACTTCACACCTATATGAAGACAATTATCGAGGACAAACTTAAGACCCCACAATCTGAAGGTTACGAAGATGCCTTTGATTACATTCTGAGCAGCGCCAACGAGAACAACCATAACATCACTATTCAAGAGCTTCAG GAGACCGCAGTGGAGCTAATATTTGCCGCACATTCAACCACGGCCAGCGCAGCCACCTCGCTCATCCTTCAGCTCCTGCGCCATCCAGCTGTGATGGAAAGACTCAGATCGGAGATAAAGACTCACGAATGTTTCTGCTGCCATAACTGTGCCCGTCGGCCTCCCGGTAAAAATGAGCACGTTGATAAGCAGAACACAGCAGCACAGACTGAGACGCCGGAGATACGCGAGAGTAGAGATCCTAACCCTGCAGGCGAGGGATGTGATCACAGGCTGCAAACCCCGCAGGGCTGGTCCAGTCCCGCCGTCCAGCCGCCTTACATGAGCATGGAGAAACTCGCTCGGCTGCATTACCTGGACTGTGTTATCAAGGAGGTGCTTCGGTTTCTACCCCCGGTGTCAGGGGGGTACAGAACAGCGCTGCAGACCTTCGAATTAGAC GGGTATCAGATTCCGAAAGGCTGGAGCGTCATGTACAGCATCCGGGACACGCACGAGACAGCGGCTGTTTACCAGAATCCAGAGCTGTTTGACCCAGACCGCTTTGGACCGGAGAGGGACGAGGGCAAATCGGGTCGCTTCCATTACGTGCCCTTCGGCGGAGGCATTAGGAGCTGCATCGGGAAGGAACTGGCTCGAGTCATACTGAAGATCCTGACGGTGGAGCTAATGCGCACTGCAGACTGGAGACTCGCGACAGAAACATTCCCCAAGATGCAAACTGTGCCGGTTGTTCATCCCGTGAACGGActtcatgtttattttaattacacAAACTGCCAAGAGAGACACCTCTAG